Proteins from one Anopheles nili chromosome 2, idAnoNiliSN_F5_01, whole genome shotgun sequence genomic window:
- the LOC128722128 gene encoding neural/ectodermal development factor IMP-L2, translated as MMNLKHLLLLATVLLPLLVTPGSGRAVVLESDTSSEGVRADGPRAVRPTFVKITAAPPARVAQIRGTTVELECEIMGSPTPTVQWVHGSGQTADWDDISVNVITEDTPTSVARVVTRLVIDRISRASQTTYTCIGRSAGQEVSSSTVVHHVDSVSHLGNYSDMPLLRPSAAVDSMFKNLKGSRITLHYKTLFENMGTTVVLPCKAIGRPLPEITWLNEEGHVVDSLQDPRFRTLPTGELIITGLRWADMGSYTCVAKNVLSKDESETFVYPIRPN; from the exons ATGATGAACCTGAagcatttgctgctgttggcgaCGGTGCTGCTTCCGCTGCTGGTCACCCCTGGTAGTGGCCGTGCCGTCGTCCTCGAATCGGACACCTCCTCAGAGGGTGTCCGTGCGGATGGACCTCGTGCGGTGAGACCGACGTTTGTGAAAATTACGGCTGCACCACCGGCACGAGTTGCCCAGATACGTGGAACCACCGTCGAGCTGGAGTGTGAAATTATGGGCTCCCCAACACCCACTGTCCAGTGGGTGCACGGAAGTGGTCAAACGGCTGAT TGGGACGACATAAGCGTTAATGTCATCACGGAAGATACCCCAACATCGGTGGCTCGCGTTGTGACGCGACTGGTGATCGATCGCATCTCGAGAGCCTCTCAAACGACTTACACATGCATCGGCCGGTCAGCTGGACAGGAGGTTAGCTCGTCGACCGTCGTCCACCACGTGGACAGCGTGTCTCATCTGGGCAATTACTCCGACATGCCACTGCTGCGTCCTTCAGCTGCCGTCGATTCGATGTTCAAGAACCTGAAGGGGTCTCGCATCACGCTGCACTACAAGACGCTGTTCGAGAACATGGGCACGACTGTGGTGCTGCCGTGCAAAGCCATTGGACGCCCGCTTCCGGAGATAACCTGGCTGAACGAGGAGGGCCACGTGGTCGACAGTCTGCAGGATCCTCGCTTCCGCACGCTGCCAACGGGTGAACTGATCATCACTGGACTGCGGTGGGCCGACATGGGATCGTACACGTGCGTGGCGAAGAACGTCCTGTCGAAGGATGAGTCCGAAACGTTCGTCTACCCGATCCGTCCCAACTAA